The sequence ttctgATGAGGGCACAGATTTGGGTCAGAACCTGGGGCAATGTGATTAAAATTTCAAATCCTACGCCCCTACACAAGCCTAAAATATGATCTCCAATGTAAAACTGGGGCCACCATGGTAAGCTCACTGGGGGGGAATTTCTACTCGTCATTGGCTAGTGGAAGTATTGAGCCCTGACCTAGAGGATAAATATTACTATAAATTCTATTTGGACTGTGTTATACATTAATTGAACTTGGCACAACCAGCCGCACAACTTGAAGAGAAAGCTATGAACGCAGTGCCCATCGAAATGCCCTCTAACTATTACCGTTACCTGTACAAGGTGAACAGAGATGGGATCTGGTAGTCCCTCAGTAGCAGCAGAGTGGGGAGCCATCCCTCTGTcagaccctgggagacatggaatCCTGGAAGAATAAAGGACGGTGAGATGGAAATTGTACACGATTGTGTTCGGCATAAATAGAGACTTacagacttattcactaaagtgggaatggTCACGGATTTAAAGGGAAATTCAAACTTTATTTGACTAGCTCTTGTGGAAACATAGCCAACTTGGAGAATTTGTTTgatattttttccaaatcagttaCTGTGGCCCAAAActttgaaaatcactttaaattctcgAAAACTCCCTGTTGAAGTGAACTctgtacacactgcatgcaaAGTACGACCCAGGATGGGTTACATGTCCAGTCGTATGGAGCCGGAGGTGAGAAATTCCAGGGGTGGCGGGGCCcagtatttatatatagtgagctGAGTTCACGTAAAGCTCAGGAGGATTACTGGTCGGATAAAGTCATGTCGCACATCGTGGACCTCGTTACAGGAACAGAAAGAAAGGATCAGCACctgttttatatgtataatatgccGGCAGTGGCATACGAGCTGGCTCTAACTGCAATTCTCACCAGCCCTTGGATAATGAGACACGCAGTCCATAACCATTGGACAGTGACACAGTTGTCCCAACCAAACCACATAATGTGAGATAAGAGTCGGAATTTAACCTCAGCCACTTTGTTAGGTTCAGCAATAGAACCAATAGGTCCCAGTGTCCCTAAGCCTGTATATCTCGGTGAGATAAAAATAAATCATGGCTTTGATATAATATTGTTACATtagattttcaaatgatttgttttttgatatcaaaaatatatttcttaaaaaattaaataattttaaaagtttatataaACATATTGGCTACGATTAGGTATTCAGGgacattttttttccaactgtTTATTCTTTACTAGTCTGTGTATTAACAGGGAAGGAGTCTAGTGGGGGAGCAGGATCAGTTTATGGGTGTGGCCTACTGTTCCGAGTAGGAGGGACTTAATATCctaacattaaaggatcactataaggtcaggaacgcaaacatgtattcctgaccctatagtgttaaaaccaccatctagcccccctgtgaccctcatgcctccataaatatagtacaaatcttactgtattcaaacctgaagctgtaactctgcatgctgtttgcataaacaaaaaaacaagcagtctgctgacatcatcagaagtggtgatctgagccaatcacaatgcttccccataggattggctgagactgacaaagaggcagatcaggggcagagccagcatgattcaaacacagccctggccaatcagcatctcctcatagagatgaattgaatcaatgtatctctatgaggaaagttcagtgtctgcatgcagagggaggagatactgaatgtttggatgcattttaggcagccatgacccaggaaggatctctaacagctatctgaggagtggccagtgaagttatcactaggctgtaatgtaaacactgcattttctctgaaaagacagtgtttacagcaaaaagcctgaaggtaatgattctactcaccataacaaattcaatcagctatagttgttctggtgactatagtgtccctttaaaggacgtATCCTCATGGGTTTTCAAAAAGTTAGAAGACTTTACTGACCCTTTTGTCCCTGTTTCTCTTACATTAATCAGAGCTTGGACTGAAATGAGTCTATATAATATGAGTTAATAAGTTTGAGTGATAATTTCACCACGTAAAACAAGTTTCCTGTTGCTTCTAATGGGGTCCCCTACTCCCATTAGATTTAATCCACTACACAGGACGTTGCAAGACTGTTGGTCCTGGATTTGGTGGTCTAACTCGGGAGTTATCCAGATATTTACCCCAGCCCAGAATTTATTGGCCTCTCTCTCTTCTGTGCCTTCCTTCAGCTGTCTGTTAACCTCAGTATGAGAAATGTTTTCCAGCTGTACTTAGGGCTTGAGCTACTGTTGCTGGTAGGCAGGGGTTGGATAAACAGGCTTCACAAGAGATTCACAGCTAAATGTCTCCACGGCAGTAAATACGCAGGATTTTTTTTAACTCCCTATAAAGCCTGAACTACTGGGAACAAGCTGGGTGGTGGTAATGTTTCACTTTACTCTCCTCTACTGAGAAACCATCTGATCTATTTACTGCCCCAATCTCAGAGTCTAAATATATGGGTCCAGCAGGTGGTTGTTTGGCTTTGCTGAGAGGTGCATTGCTATGTTTCTCTCCTGGTTCAAAATCCCATGACTTAAAGCATTATTCCTGCTTCTAGACACACACGTACTGAAGAAATCTTAAATAGACAAATAGATAAATCGTGTTTGTGGAGCATTGGCCATTATAAATAGGCAAACTAGTTATACACACCTGGATGGAAGCCCACCACAAGATCAGGTCTTGCAGCCTTTTTGGTTTCTATCAGAGTCTCCCAGAAGACATGGTACAGTCCTCTAAATCCACTCAGATATACTCTCCCACGTGGTCCAAATGCCGTCAGTGGGGGTCTCATGACTGGACTGTCTACAATTTCGGGTCCTACCATCACCACTTCCAGGCCCTGATTTCCAGGAAACATCTTGGCAAGTTCATCGTAATCTGTGGTCCTGATGTTCAAGGTCTCGATGTGAGAAGCTCCAACAACGTGTATTGTGATGGGTCCACTATAGGGGTCAACATGGAAGGTATTCATGGCAAAACCAATGCACATTGGTCGAGAGAAAAAGTCACATGTCAAGCGCTTTACGGATTCCCTGAGATCATTATTTTCTGGCCTGGGCTTCCCAGCGTTGGACCACAGCATTGCCATGTAGCGGCCAGACAGTATGTTGTCTAGTTTCTCCTCGTGATCCTCCTGCATGGCAAACCAGTCTTCCCAGCTCTTTATCTCCGAATGCGTTTTTTTCCAAGGTCCAGTCGTAAATGGAATATCTCCTTAAATAGAAAATATGACCAATGAGTCAAGCACAACTGAACTCAAGCGTTAGAAATATACCGTAGATATAATCTTAAACACAAGAACTAGGGACATTAATTGACACTATCGTGATAGCTGCAGCTAGTCATAGTTTTATCTGAGTTCGAAAGTTATGGAAAAATGGCAGGCATTGAATATGCCAATGAAAGTTATGTATAAGAATTCATAACACTAAACAAGTCAAGATATGTAAAATGTTAGACCCTGAGGTTGTATTCAAACTGTCTCCTACCCGCCAACCCGCACATCTATGTATGTTGCATTATTAATACCTTTACATATGTCAATATGAATAATCGGCAAAGACAGCAACACGATGGCACTTACGAgattcatttaatttaaaaagtaaTTATATTTCAGAAAATACAGTTACAATTATCTTGGAACTAGTCTCCAGTGTTCCTGTGTCACCGGAATTATTGTTGCCTGCAGCTGCATACGTCTGTTACAGAGGAATATGATCATCCCACGACGTTCGATTTTGTAGCAGACTACAGCTGAGAAAGCTCACGGCGTATCATAAGCTCAATATTATACAGTTTGTCTTTGGTGTTGGTTGTTTTTAAAGAATTGATATTGGAGTATACATTACTTAATGCCAGAAATGCTTTTCCGATGGTTCGATGGGTCATCAGTACTCTAGGAGTTGTACGACGTGCAACCATGGACAGTCGAATACCAATCTCAATTGTCCACATTGTCTCCAGTTTAGGTCTCTGCCTGCACTTACGTGCCAACAACAGTTCATCATCTGCTGGGGGCTAGATATCGGTTTGCATCTTCCTGTGGCAGTAGGCACTTGACATGCTTCACTGTAAAACCATGGAACTGTTAGTGGTGAATCAATAGCAGCTTCAAAAAATGAACAGGGCAAACTGAAACGTAAGCAAGAGAGGGGGTGATCTATTGCCACTGGCTTGAATATCCCCCTTCTGTACTCCGAGATTCCACACGTGCAGCAGATTCTGAAAACTAAAAATGCTGGTGTTTTGAAGGGAACAGGGAAATTAATTGCGAATACAGATACTCCACTGGCTCTTAATTGTCTTCAAATGATGGTGAAGGTATAAAACCCACACTGTTAGCGACCGGTGACCATTAGGTAAAAAAGCAACCTTGTCTATGGCACAGAAAAGCATTATTGGTATTTTATTCCAATATGGGCACCCTTGGTATATAGTCTTGAAGGTTAATGTTTATGAACTTTATGGATGTTACCTGTAAAGACCAGCCATTCGACTAATCTGTCAATCGCTGCCAACTTTAGTTTCCGGCAGAATTTCTTGTGCGATGCCCAGTTCTCCCGAATACACTCTGAGCTACAGTAATACACGTTCTGACATCTGCAAGACAAAGGGTCACATATCAAAAATAATAGGATATTAGGATGGAAAAGGCCCAAATGAGTGAAAAGgaataaataaaaagcagaaaATTGTATTGAATACAATTCACAAATAAAAGGATATtgataaatatttaaagggacactatagtcaccaaatcaactttagccgAATGAACCAGTGTTGGTGTagaaatcatgcccctgcagtctcactgctcaattctctgtcatttaggagttaaatcacttttgtttctgtttatgcagccctagccacaccccctctgactgtgactgacacagcctgtatgaaaGCATGGTTtcgttttcaatcagatgtaactcacTTTAAAAGTTTTATCTCCCgctctgtaaattggactttaactacatacaggaggctcctgcagggtctatcaagttattaacagagcaagcgATAAAAGATtctaaaataaatagaatttgcaataaaggaagtataaacattagatgactctttaaaggaagtgtttaggaagaattgtgtaaatcacatgcagggggGTGTTGCTAGGgcagtataaacaaagtgatttaactcctaaacggcagataatggagcagtaagactgcaggggcataatctatacatcaaaacggcttcattaagtaaAATGATGTATTTataactcgttttcctggccctatagggttattaggtccctccctccctcatggCCCCCATCCCACTGGGCTGaaaaggttaaaaccccttcagccacttgccttaatccagtgccgggctccctcggcactggtgacctcatCTCCCTGCCGATGTCaactctgaatgcgcatgcgcagcaagagccacgcACACATTCAaatcgcccataggaaagcattactcaatgctttcctatggacgtccagcgtgagTTCagtgcgattttcgcattgagggtcgcggaagcacctctagctgctgtcaaggagacagccaatagaggctggattaaccctcaatgtaaatatagcaggttctctgaaactgctatgtttttgcttcagggttaaaactagagggacctggcacccagaccacttcattgagctgaaatggcctgggtgcctatagtggtcctttaactatagggtccctttaatatatgtgAACGGATGCAAAGCGCAAAAAAACCTTGAGAGCAAAAACCGAATGAAACGCTTCAGGGATAAGACAAGAACAAAATACTGTAAAGGAAAACGGCTTTTTAGATATATACACATTCCCTTTCTTTAGAGAAGTATTCACTAAAATATCAATTGTTGCGATTTAAAACggaaattaaaagttaattttattttaggcTAAAAAGCTGAAATGAAAAAATTCTCCAAACCAGATCTACTGTTTGACTACTTTAGCCTACATTTCGCTATTCGTGTTTTCATTTGTTACAGCTCCGAGTTAATAAGTTAAAACtcttagttaataaccctgaatAGCCAATCAGACAAACAGCTTGTAGAGAACATAAGAAATTGAACAAATGTTTTTGGCATGTGCTAAACCAATCACCTGGACGGATTTAGTCGATGTCCGACACATGTTGGCGTTGCCAAGTCCATACAAAGCTGCCGTGTTTCTCTGCACGGATGTATATTACTGAAATTCCCAACACTGCGCCTGCAGACTGATAACTAACAGTGCGACGGTAGAGGGAGAACGGACACTGCGCCCTTTACTAATAGCTTCGTGTTTCTTTACCGTTAGAAAATAATTCTCCATTTTCCTTCAAAGGGATTTGTTCACTAAACACCGAATGGTAGCGAAACAAACCCTCGATCATAAAATCGAAGCTAAAATAGCAAAAACTGTGACTTGAGACAAATCGGAGAATATTTTCAAATCTGCTATTTTCCCTGCATTTTGCAGATCAGCTCAGCTACAATCcgttgtttagtgaatatttaGCTTTTCCTACTATCCAGCttttacattaaatacatttaaaaggacTCTGTTATGGAGAAGATGTCAGTCTCTGGTTTTTACGTTGTCCTCCTAATTTAACCCACATATTGTGCTAGCCAGATAGAGATATCTAACATTTAATGTACTTATTGATGCCTGTCTTTGGTGCCACTCACATAGCGAATTACTGTGTGCTTGTGCCAGTGTCTTGTGAATGTACAAATGTGGGCATCAGGCCATGTGTACATCCAATGCTGTACAGTTTGGGGTGTGCTGAATTTATGGTTAGGAATATGTGGATGCTGCTAATCACATCTACTACACCTGGCTGGCACTACCACCCCTTCCAATATAAAGGGGGGCATGTTACTCTGGTGTGTGTCTGGATGACTGGCTGTCCCTCTAGCCTTCCGTCTGACATGTGCAGGACCCTGGTATGGGCAGCTACACCCTGAATTATGCTAGCGTCCAATAACACTTTAATACTCTGCTTTTACAAAAATGTGTAATGGCACCCGAAGCAGAACACCAGACAACCAACGCAGAGTGGAGGAACAGGGGTCGCACTGAATTGAGGACAGTTTGGAGTTATTAGCACTATTTAAATCCTCTCTGACAGCCATCTCAGTTGCAGTAGTAGTTTTCTATTACGTCTAACTTGTACAATACACATTTGTGGCCAGTTTCACCACTGATTAAACGCACATGTTTTGTGAATCATGGTCCTTCATCTATGCGATTATAATGCCATTACCCTTTATAGAATTGTATATGATTTGTTAGTATTTATGTATTACTAAATTAACATTGCCATGCTGTTATATGTGGAGTTACTGGATAACCAGAGGAAAATGAGGAAAAGAGACAGCCATCCTCTAGTATGGTCATTTATATTGTGATAGCAATCTCGATGACTCCCTAAGGTTATACGGATCGCAGATAAACAAAGTCTTTGGAATGAAGGACAATCTGAGAGCTGGGTGACACAGAATGTGTATATCTGTTAAAGTGCTAACAGGACAAGAGAACGTCTTGAACCATGTGTGAACGCATTCCATCTCATCAGGCACGCTCTCTGACCAAGAAAGACCGACGCGAGCCCCTGACAAGACGTTACCAGTCACTGTATTATTTGCTGATCAGAACGTCTGGTTAAGGGCTCTCTGACCAAGAAAGACCGACGCGAGCCCCTGACAAGACGTTACCAGTCACTGTATTATTTGCTGATCAGAACGTCTGGTTAAGGGCTCTCTGACCAAGAAAGACCGACGCGAGCCCCTGACAAGACGTTACCAGTCACTGTATTATTTGCTGATCAGAACGTCTGATTAAAGCTCAGTGGAGATGGTAACGAACACGGGAGAGGGTGTTTATTGATCTGATTATTGTATTGCGCCAGAAGGAATTCTGTTTGCGTCACACATATATGAAATATTTATTCTCACACTTGATCACATGAGATGCACCCCTTGGACCTCTATAAACTTTAatttatgtgttggaagcagataTTATTCTGCAGTTCAAGCTTTAGTGAATACACCACAAAGGTCCCTacaattacaatgatttatatagcgtcaacatattTCGCATCGCTGTACTATAGGTAAGCAAGGCAAATAttcaattctaacaaaacatataCGACATACGACTTACAGAAATGGTACGTAAACACTGGATACAGTTTGTTAATAGTTAATTTAAGGCTGTTGTAAGTCTAATGCAGTGAGAGGCAGTACCGTACACAGCAACGATGCTGCATGCCTTGCAGTGCATTGTGGGAAAGGTAGTCTGCCACACATGCAGTTCCAAGGTATAGGAAGTACAGGCTTATTTATTAACGGTATACCTTTTGCAGCGCCTCATGTTGCGAGGATCGGAGAGGTGAGATGGGAGTTTCTTACACTGAGCACAGAATTTGTAGGTATCTTCCATCTTCTGAAACATCTCCGAGTACGTTCGGATGCCATAATTTGTAGCAAGACTTGTACCAGTAAGTGCAGTCCTGAGGACATTTACAAAGGAAAATGTAAAGAGATAGGGGTATTTAGAACCCAGAAGTTACTtacattattcatttttattttaaatgtatgaaTCAGATGTATGATTGATATAACCCTTATAAAAGGCACAGGCAGGGCATTTTATGCAAATGTGTCTGCTTACAGGAATTTCTCATTTGTCTTTGTTTTCCCCCTTTTTAACAAATCCTGCAACCTGGGAACTAGAGCTGAATTGACATTAAAGGGGGATTGGAGATTGGCAAACCCACAAACAAATgagaaacatacacactgacacaatttaTTGTAGAGGAGATTAATGAGAAAATCTGCATAAAATGCCTTATATAgccatatataataaataaaatattgcataACAAGTAACAACTGCGCTATGTTGTGATAACAAGACGTTTTTTCACTGGGGCTGAATCAGACAATCCTCCGTGAGAGGACGCTGCTTAATCAAGGTTAACTCCAAGATTGTCAGGCGAGATGTGAACAGTTGTTTTAGGAGAGTGACAGTTAATGAGATTGAAACACCAACATTTTAAGTGGCAAACATTAAAACAATTACAAAAGTGAAAGTTACACCTATGAAATGTCAACGATACTGCTTTAAATCAATTCTACGATAGTCCATGAAGCTATTTACCATGATATAAAATAGCCAAtgtagtgtcccttaaaatgACAAACAATTCAGAGAGGAATTAATAAGGACAAACTGGATAGTGCAGACTGTAAAATACGGTATTAAAATGTCATACGAAATCTATATGCTCATCGACATTCAAATGATCTTCATGTGCTCCCAAAGATAGGCCTTTCTTGGATTGCACAACCAAGGGAAACGTGGACTGTAAAGGTAGTAAGTTCTAATCTAGGAGCAATTAGCTGGaacattccactggtttccatggcaactgcTCCACTTTCAGATCTATGCACCAGAAATGGTCTTTACACATTTAACTTATAAACAAATGGCTACCCTGAGCTACAGATTACTGTAGAGAACACTCATTGTTAAATGGGCTGGAGGGAAGAGAAGGATAATAGAACTCTATGAGTAAACCTGTACGATGTTGCAGTTGACAAAAGAGAGAGACGTTCCGAGAGAGGCGACAAACAATTGAAAGATCCATGTACCGATATTCTTCGTAGCTCTTCATGTTCAGTCTTTGCAGGATGACGTTGGAGAGGCCAGGGACATTGCAATCCATCGCCATGAACCCCAGAGAGTCCGTGTAGTAACTGTTGGTGGCAGACGGTGAAGCTGTAGATTTCGGTCGGGAGCGGCTACTCTTGGATGACGATTTTTTCTGTGACATCGTGACAAGGTGAGAGTTCCTGAAATATGAGATTTTGGAGACAGATCAACTACAGGTAAAACTGTATAAGAGGAATTTAAAAGAAAAGTTAATAATTTTAATCAATAATAGAAATTGCATTGTGTAAAGTTCTGGAGCAATTACCATGTCAACCGATGGCATTAGTAGTAATATTTGAATCCAGACACCCATTCACCCTCATTACCTCCTTCTAAAGCATTGTTCTGGACAATTCCCACATTACCCAGCAGCACACTTAccccagctccccacacctcctataacgcACACTACCTAAACAGTATGCTcatgcagctccccacacctcctataacccacactacctgagcagtatgctcacgcagctccccacacctccaataacccacactacctgagcagcatgctcacccCAGCTCCccgcacctcctataacccacactacctgagcagcacgctcaccgCAGCTCCCCGCACCTCCTATaagccacactacctgagcaggacGCTCACCGCAGCTCCccgcacctcctataacccacactacctgagcagcacgctcaccgCAGCTCCccgcacctcctataacccaccctacctgagcaacacactcactgcagatccccacactacctgagcagcacgctcaccgCAGCTCCccgcacctcctataacccacactacctgagcagcacactcactgcagatccccacacctcctataacccacactacctgagcagcacactcactgcagatccccacacctcctataacacactacctgagcagcacaaccTCTGCAGCTCCCCTCACCTCCTAtagcacacactacctgagcagcacactcagtGCAGCTCCCCGCACCTCCTAtatcccacactacctgagcgcacactcactgcagctccccacacctcctataacacacactacctgagcgcacactcactgcagctccccacacctcctataacacacactacctgagcgcacactcactgcagctccccacacctcctataacccacactacctgagcgcacactcactgcagctccccacacctcctataacacacactacctgagcaacacactcgctgcagctccccacacctcctataacacacactacctgagcgcaTACTCACTGTAACCTGGTTAGGGTTCAGGGAGATGAATCTAGAAAGTTAGAGTATTAGAATTTTTTGCAGAAGAAGGATAGTTCTGGAGAGATGTAACAGGGATGAATTGCACAATATAGTTTGGACTCAGAGAGTAGGATGGGGATGCATTGTAGGATGAAAGAGGGAGTTCATGTAGATACATCAAGAGAATATGTGAGAGGTGTCAGGATGTGAATACGGGAATAGtctgataaataataataataataataataataatatcttccCATTGATACATAGGGCTCTATCTCTTCCCATTGATACATATGGCTCTCTCTCTTCCCATTGATACATATGGCTCTCTCTCTTCCCATTGATACATATGGCTCTCTCTCTTCCCATTGATACATATGGCTCTCTCTCTTCCCATTGATACATATGGCTCTCTCTCTTCCCATTGATACATATGGCTCTCTCTCTTCCCATTGATACATATGGCTATATCTCGTCCCATTGATACATATGGCTATATCTCGTCCCATTGATACATATGGTTATATCTCTTCCCATTGATACATATGGCTCTCTCTCTTCCCATTGATACATATGGCTATATCTCTTCCCATTGATACATATGGCTCTCTCTCTTCCCATTGATACAAATGGCTCGCTCTCTTCCCATTGATAcaaatgtctctctctcttcccattgatacaaatgtctctctctcttcccattgATACATATGGCTCTCTCTCTTCCCATTGATACATATGGCTCTCTCTCTTCCCATTGATACATATGGCTCTCTCTCTTCCCATTGATACATATGGCTCTCTCTCTTCCCATTGATACATATGGCTCTCTCTCTTCCCATTGATACATATGGCTCTCTCTCTTCCCATTGATACATATGGCTCTCTCTCTTCCCATTGATACATATGGCTCTCTCTCTTCCCATTGATACATATGGCTCTCTCTCTTCCCATTGATACATATGGCTCTCTCTCTTCCCATTGATACATATGGCTCTCTCTCTTCCCATTGATACATTTGGCTCTCTCTCTTCCCATTGATACATTTGGCTCTCTCTCTTCCCATTGATACATATGGCTCTCTCTCTTCCCATTGATACATATGGCTCTCTCTCTTCCCATTGATACAAATGGCTCTCTCTCTTCCCATTGATACATATGGCTCTCTCTCTTCCCATTGATACATATGGCTCTCTCTCTTCCCATTGATACATATGGCTCTCTCTCTTCCCATTGATACATATGGCTCTCTCTCTTCCCATTGATACATATGGCTCTCTCTCTTCCCATTGATACATATGGCTCTATCTCTTCCCATTGATACATATGGCTCTATCTCTTCCCATTGATACATATGGCTCTATCTCTTCCCATTGATACATATGGCTCTATCTCTTCCCATTGATACATATGGCTATATCTCTTCCCATTGATACATATGGTTATATCTCTTCCCATTGATACATATGGCTCTCTCTCTTCCCATTGATAGATATTGAAATCAATCTTTCGAATCCCTATCTCCGGCCATGTCTCCCATCACTCCTTACTAGCTCCTCGCTCCTCGGACACAGGAGAAGTATTTAATTTGGAGAATGTTTTACAGTCTCCACCAAGCAGAGTAATAACAAGCACATCCATCTCCTGCCCCTTTTCATCAGCCACTCAGTGCTATGTCTCTGCCTGTGTCTGGCCTATAAT is a genomic window of Pelobates fuscus isolate aPelFus1 chromosome 8, aPelFus1.pri, whole genome shotgun sequence containing:
- the MSS51 gene encoding putative protein MSS51 homolog, mitochondrial; the protein is MSQKKSSSKSSRSRPKSTASPSATNSYYTDSLGFMAMDCNVPGLSNVILQRLNMKSYEEYRTALTGTSLATNYGIRTYSEMFQKMEDTYKFCAQCKKLPSHLSDPRNMRRCKRCQNVYYCSSECIRENWASHKKFCRKLKLAAIDRLVEWLVFTGDIPFTTGPWKKTHSEIKSWEDWFAMQEDHEEKLDNILSGRYMAMLWSNAGKPRPENNDLRESVKRLTCDFFSRPMCIGFAMNTFHVDPYSGPITIHVVGASHIETLNIRTTDYDELAKMFPGNQGLEVVMVGPEIVDSPVMRPPLTAFGPRGRVYLSGFRGLYHVFWETLIETKKAARPDLVVGFHPGFHVSQGLTEGWLPTLLLLRDYQIPSLFTLYSEHELKYSLQILAELDTNVLGCGPLPFSSLKLEQVQSDPNKQPVNSNALYLTFKGPTWQDSEANMGDLE